In one Bacteroidota bacterium genomic region, the following are encoded:
- a CDS encoding glycosyltransferase family 4 protein, with protein MKLLILTQYFPPEVGAPQNRLYELAVRLKNKGVDVSVLTAMPNYPKMEVQKEYAGKKYMYEESEGLKIHRSWIYVSKSKGIIKRLLNYFSFVCSSAWYGKRKIGDVDFILCESPPLFLGYSALRLAKTKKAKLIFNVSDLWPESAEKLGVVTNSTMLKMAYNLEEKLYKASVLVSGQTQGICQNINQRFPQVKTYWLPNGVDMNYYNPQQIAAGDFRINNNIAQNDFVFLYAGIIGLAQGLEIILEAAKAIKDKPHLKFVLLGNGPEKPRLIELQKQYGLSNVIFIDFVPKSQMPQVLKSVNAAIIPLKKLDLFKGAIPSKIFESLAMELPILLGVDGEARDLFINKGQCGLYFEPENVNELVKAVIDVSSDYTKAKQLGVNGRNYVNQNFNRDTIAEKFYNQIIQL; from the coding sequence ATCAAATTACTCATATTAACTCAATACTTTCCGCCTGAAGTTGGCGCACCGCAAAACCGTTTGTATGAATTGGCCGTGCGTTTAAAAAACAAAGGTGTCGATGTGAGCGTACTAACCGCCATGCCCAATTATCCTAAAATGGAAGTGCAGAAGGAGTACGCCGGTAAGAAATATATGTATGAAGAAAGTGAAGGGTTGAAAATTCATCGCAGCTGGATTTATGTTTCTAAAAGCAAAGGCATCATTAAACGCCTCTTGAATTATTTTTCTTTCGTATGCTCAAGTGCCTGGTATGGAAAACGAAAAATTGGGGATGTAGATTTTATTTTATGTGAATCGCCACCTTTATTTCTGGGTTACTCGGCTTTGCGTTTAGCTAAAACCAAAAAAGCCAAATTAATCTTTAACGTCTCCGATCTTTGGCCGGAGTCGGCCGAGAAACTTGGCGTGGTTACTAATTCTACCATGCTTAAAATGGCGTATAACCTCGAAGAGAAATTATATAAAGCTTCGGTGTTGGTAAGCGGACAAACACAAGGGATTTGTCAGAATATTAATCAACGCTTTCCACAAGTTAAAACCTATTGGCTGCCGAATGGGGTAGATATGAATTATTATAACCCTCAGCAGATAGCGGCCGGTGATTTCAGAATTAATAACAATATCGCTCAAAATGATTTTGTTTTCCTTTATGCCGGCATCATTGGCTTGGCGCAAGGGTTGGAAATAATTCTGGAAGCGGCTAAAGCGATAAAAGATAAACCGCATTTGAAATTTGTGTTATTGGGCAACGGTCCGGAGAAACCAAGACTCATAGAGCTGCAAAAGCAATACGGATTAAGCAATGTGATATTTATTGATTTTGTGCCAAAGAGCCAAATGCCTCAGGTATTAAAATCGGTGAACGCAGCTATCATTCCCTTAAAGAAACTCGATTTGTTTAAAGGTGCTATTCCTTCCAAAATATTTGAAAGTCTGGCTATGGAACTGCCCATTTTATTGGGTGTAGATGGTGAGGCGCGTGACTTGTTTATCAATAAAGGCCAATGCGGATTGTATTTTGAACCCGAGAATGTAAATGAATTGGTAAAGGCTGTAATTGATGTGTCTTCTGATTATACAAAGGCCAAACAATTAGGTGTGAATGGCAGAAACTATGTGAACCAAAATTTTAACCGCGATACCATCGCTGAAAAATTTTACAATCAAATAATTCAATTGTAA
- a CDS encoding GNAT family N-acetyltransferase, protein MILKPVENKDLFYEKASAAVGVFASKEWLSIYGSELKLVGIHNDDQKFIGGFYYSQTKKLGASFIKLPPYTPHCGLFYFSEAKNQASVNSFSKEVVSEVCNYLSSLKSKLLVLAFHSSVKDMQPFIWEKYKVIPNYTYRIDLHKSLDDIYSNYDPKNRNKINACLKQELSIKEDGLSNENMFAFFKQALQSAGANVYEAELKNIFLKFAKPSNSFCLSAFQNGKLQGAVFCAYDKEVCYYLFGGLDKNAEVSGVTNLLLHKAIEKAKSLGCQTFDFEGSMLKGVEKFFRSFGPQLVPYFTINKASLPLEMLLKFKKRELF, encoded by the coding sequence GTGATTTTAAAGCCGGTTGAAAATAAGGATTTGTTTTACGAGAAAGCCTCAGCGGCTGTTGGTGTCTTTGCCTCTAAAGAATGGTTATCTATTTATGGTTCTGAATTAAAATTAGTGGGAATACATAACGATGATCAAAAATTTATCGGTGGTTTCTATTATTCTCAAACTAAAAAATTAGGCGCTTCATTTATAAAATTACCACCATACACACCGCATTGCGGCTTGTTTTATTTCTCGGAAGCAAAGAACCAGGCATCGGTCAATAGTTTTTCAAAAGAGGTTGTTTCCGAAGTTTGCAACTATTTGAGTTCACTGAAAAGTAAATTACTGGTCTTAGCTTTTCATTCTTCTGTGAAGGATATGCAGCCTTTTATTTGGGAAAAATATAAAGTCATTCCGAATTATACCTATCGTATCGACCTCCATAAAAGTCTTGATGATATTTATTCCAATTACGATCCTAAAAACAGAAATAAAATCAACGCTTGTCTCAAACAAGAACTTTCAATAAAAGAAGACGGATTAAGCAACGAAAATATGTTTGCTTTCTTTAAGCAGGCATTGCAATCGGCCGGTGCTAATGTTTACGAAGCGGAGTTGAAAAATATTTTTTTAAAATTCGCTAAGCCTAGCAATTCGTTTTGTTTGAGTGCGTTTCAAAACGGCAAGTTGCAAGGCGCCGTTTTCTGTGCATACGATAAAGAAGTATGTTATTATTTATTCGGCGGACTCGATAAAAACGCTGAGGTGAGTGGTGTCACTAATTTACTTTTACATAAAGCTATCGAGAAAGCGAAGAGCTTAGGTTGTCAAACGTTCGATTTTGAAGGCTCCATGTTAAAAGGAGTGGAGAAGTTCTTCAGGAGTTTTGGTCCGCAATTAGTACCATACTTTACCATTAATAAAGCCTCTTTGCCATTGGAAATGCTATTGAAGTTTAAAAAACGGGAGTTGTTCTAA